From the bacterium genome, the window CGTGATTATAGCGTAATATCTTAACAATGTCTAAGCTAATCCTAGCCTCTTCTTCACCCCAAAGGGCTAAGTTGCTGAAACAAATCGGCCTTGACTTCGAGACTGTCTTTCCTGGAATGGAGGAGAAAACCTGGAGGGCTACTAATCCCTCTGAATATGCGATGGAGAGGGCCATAGCTAAGGCAGTCGAAGTTGCCTCCAAAGTTAAAGAGGGGATAATCCTGGGGGCGGATACTATCGTCACCTACCAGGGGGAGATTATAGGCAAACCAGTTAGCCGTATCGAGGCAAGCCGGATGTTACACCAATTGCAAGGGACCACCCATGAGGTGATCACCGGGTTAGCCCTGGTAGAGGCAAAGAGCCGGCATAGATTGACTGACTACGTGGTTACTGAAGTGACTATGAAATCCCTTACCGAGCAGCAAATTAATAATTACGTCTCTACGGGTGAACCATTAGGTAAGGCTGGCGGTTTGGATGTAGCCGGCCGAGGGGCGATCTTTATTGAAAAGATAAGGGGTTGTTTTTACAATCTATTAGGTCTGCCTCTGGCTAAGCTGGCCGACATGCTGACTGAATTTTCAGGGTCAAGGAGACCGCCCAGGAACTTCCGCCGACCTGGAGAGTAACTACTCAAAACTAAGTTAAGCAGTTAGTTGGGAGACAAAGCAAAATTCCCTCTCCCTTGATGGGAGAGGGATAGGGTGAGGGTGAAATTGGCGGGCAATATTATTACTCTTGCTAAAAACCT encodes:
- a CDS encoding nucleoside triphosphate pyrophosphatase, with translation MSKLILASSSPQRAKLLKQIGLDFETVFPGMEEKTWRATNPSEYAMERAIAKAVEVASKVKEGIILGADTIVTYQGEIIGKPVSRIEASRMLHQLQGTTHEVITGLALVEAKSRHRLTDYVVTEVTMKSLTEQQINNYVSTGEPLGKAGGLDVAGRGAIFIEKIRGCFYNLLGLPLAKLADMLTEFSGSRRPPRNFRRPGE